The nucleotide sequence CAACAGCATCGTAAAGCTTAGAGATTTCCTTATCATAAAACTCTTTTGAATAATCTTCTGTAGCTGTTTCTGGAGCAACTTCAGCAATAGACTTATGACAGTTCATACAAACATTCAATGAAGGAATACCAGAATGCTTAGAAGTTCTAGCAGATGAATGACAATACTTACACTCAATCTGGTTGTCTCCAGCATGAATTCTGTGAGAATAGTGTATAGGCTGAATTGGTTCGTATCCTTGATCTATTCCAACTTGCATTAAGAAACCGTAAACAAAATATCCACTAGCCAATAATACTACGATAGCAGAAACCAGTACCAAGAATTGATTTTCAGCAAAAGCCTTCCAAATTGGAGTTCTTTTTTCAGCAACTGGCAATTGCACACCAGAAGCTACTGCAAATTTTCTCAGGGTCTTATTTACAAGAAACAAGATCACTAACAACATTAGCAAGACAAATGCAAGCACTGCCAGAATAATATTATTAGAAACACCTCCAACATTTGCAGATTGATCACCTTCCGCAGAAGCTCCAGCAGCTGCTGTAGGAGCCGTTGGCTTTGGTTGTTCTACGTAAGCCAATATATTTCCAATATCATCTGAAGACAATTGCGGAAATGCAGGCATGTTGGTTTTGTTATACTCTTCATAGATTGCAACTGCATCTGCATCACCTGAAGCGATCATAGCAGCTGAATTACGCACCCAAGTCTCGATCCACTCGCGACTTTGTCTGTCTGTAATTCCATTTAGCGCTGGCCCAATAGCCTTCGAATATGGTTTGTGACAAGCAGCACATAATGTGTTGAACAATGATTTACCTGCGGCAGGATCACCTAAATCAGATCCAGAATCTGCAGCTCCTTCAGCAGCTTGCTCAGTTGCGGGATCAGCAGGCTGATCTTGTGCAAATGAGTACGAGCTAAATGATAGCAACAATACTAGCGATAATAG is from Gillisia sp. Hel1_33_143 and encodes:
- a CDS encoding c-type cytochrome, producing MKKVKFRHSTSWLLLLSLVLLLSFSSYSFAQDQPADPATEQAAEGAADSGSDLGDPAAGKSLFNTLCAACHKPYSKAIGPALNGITDRQSREWIETWVRNSAAMIASGDADAVAIYEEYNKTNMPAFPQLSSDDIGNILAYVEQPKPTAPTAAAGASAEGDQSANVGGVSNNIILAVLAFVLLMLLVILFLVNKTLRKFAVASGVQLPVAEKRTPIWKAFAENQFLVLVSAIVVLLASGYFVYGFLMQVGIDQGYEPIQPIHYSHRIHAGDNQIECKYCHSSARTSKHSGIPSLNVCMNCHKSIAEVAPETATEDYSKEFYDKEISKLYDAVGWDPATQSYSGETKPVKWVRIHNLPDFVYFNHSQHVTVAGIECQKCHGPIQEMEVVSQYAPLTMGWCINCHRETKVRMEGNEYYEKVHEELSKKYGVEELTIAQMGGLECGKCHY